One Symphalangus syndactylus isolate Jambi chromosome 20, NHGRI_mSymSyn1-v2.1_pri, whole genome shotgun sequence DNA segment encodes these proteins:
- the EVI2B gene encoding protein EVI2B, which yields MDPKYFVLILFCGHLNNIFFSKAETITTEKQSQPTLFTSSMSHVLANSQNTTGNPLGQPTQFSDTFSGQSVSPAKVTAGQPTPAVYTSSEKPAAHTSAGQPLAYNTKQPTPMANTSSQQAVFTSARQLPSAHTSTTQPPTSFVYTFTQQSSSVQIPSRKQITVHNPSTQPTSTVKNSPKSTPGFILDTTSNKQTPQKNNYNSTAAILIGVLLTSMLVAIIIIVLWKCLRKPVLNDQNWAGRSPFADGETPDICMDNIRENEISTQCTSIISLTSWKPSKSTLLADDLEIKLFESSENIEDSNNPKTEKIKDQVNGTSEDSADGSTIGTAVSSSDDADLPPPPPLLDLEGQESNQSDKPTMTIVCPLPNDSTSLPPSLDCLNPDYGDHKSEIIQSFPPPLDSLNLPLPPVDFMKNQEDSNLEIQCQEFSIPPNPDQDLNESLPPPPAELL from the coding sequence ATGGATCCCAAATATTTcgtcttaattttgttttgtggACACCTgaacaatatatttttttcaaaggcaGAGACAATTACAACAGAGAAGCAGTCACAGCCTACCTTATTCACATCATCAATGTCACACGTATTGGCTAATTCTCAAAACACAACAGGGAATCCTTTGGGTCAACCAACACAATTCAGCGACACTTTTTCTGGACAATCAGTATCACCTGCCAAAGTCACTGCTGGACAACCAACACCAGCTGTCTATACCTCTTCTGAAAAACCAGCAGCACATACTTCTGCTGGACAACCACTTGCCTATAACACCAAACAACCAACACCAATGGCCAACACCTCCTCCCAGCAAGCTGTGTTCACCTCTGCCAGACAACTACCATCTGCCCATACTTCTACCACACAACCACCAACGTCATTTGTCTATACATTTACTCAACAATCATCATCTGTCCAGATCCCttctagaaaacaaataactgtTCATAATCCATCCACACAACCAACATCAACTGTCAAAAATTCACCTAAGAGTACACCAGGATTTATCTTAGATACTACCAGTAACAAACAAACCCCacaaaaaaacaattataattcAACAGCTGCCATACTAATTGGTGTACTTCTGACTTCTATGTTGGTAGCTATAATCATCATTGTACTTTGGAAATGCTTAAGGAAACCAGTTTTAAATGATCAAAATTGGGCAGGTAGATCTCCATTTGCTGATGGAGAAACCCCTGACATTTGTATGGATAAcatcagagaaaatgaaatatccaCACAATGTACATCAATCATTTCACTTACATCCTGGAAACCAAGCAAAAGCACACTTTTAGCAGATGACTTAGAAATTAAGTTGTTTGAATCAAGTGAAAACATTGAAGACTCCAACAACcccaaaacagagaaaataaaagatcaaGTAAATGGTACATCAGAAGACAGTGCTGATGGATCAACAATTGGAACTGCTGTTTCTTCTTCAGATGATGCAGATCTGCCTCCACCACCTCCCCTTCTGGATTTGGAAGGACAGGAAAGTAACCAATCTGACAAACCCACAATGACAATTGTATGTCCTCTTCCAAATGATTCTACTAGTCTCCCTCCATCTCTGGACTGTCTCAATCCAGACTATGGAGATCATAAATCTGAGATAATACAATCATTTCCACCCCCGCTTGACTCACTTAACTTGCCCCTGCCACCGGTAGATTTTATGAAAAACCAAGAAGATTCCAACCTTGAGATCCAGTGTCAGGAGTTCTCTATTCCTCCTAACCCTGATCAAGATCTTAATGaatccctgccacctccacctgcaGAACTGTTATAA
- the OMG gene encoding oligodendrocyte-myelin glycoprotein: protein MEYQILKMSLCLFILLFLTPGILCICPLQCICTERHRHVDCSGRNLTTLPSGLQENIIHLNLSYNHFTDLHNQLTQYTNLRTLDISNNRLESLPAQLPRSLWNMSAANNNIKLLDKSDTAYQWNLKYLDVSKNMLEKVVLIKNTLRSLEVLNLSSNKLWTVPTNMPSKLHIVDLSNNSLTQILPGTLINLTNLTHLYLHNNKFTFIPDQSFDQLFQLQEITLYNNRWSCNHKQNITYLLKWMMETKAHVIGTPCSTQISSLKEHNIYPTPSGFTSSLFTVSGMQTVDTINSLSVVTQPKVTKIPKQYRTKETTFGATLSKDSTFTSTDKAFVPYPEDTSTETINSHEAAAATLTIHLQDGMVTNTSLTSSTKSSPTPMTLSITSGMPNNFSEMPQQSTTLNLWREETTTNVKTPLPSVANAWKVNASFLLMLNVVVMLAV from the coding sequence ATGGAATATCAGATATTGAAAATGTCTCTCTGCCTGTTCATCCTTCTGTTTCTCACACCTGGTATTTTATGCATTTGTCCTCTCCAATGTATATGCACAGAGAGGCACAGGCATGTGGACTGTTCAGGCAGAAACTTGACTACATTACCATCTGGACTGCAAGagaatattatacatttaaacCTGTCTTATAACCACTTCACTGATCTGCATAACCAGTTAACCCAATATACCAATCTGAGGACCCTGGACATTTCAAACAACAGGCTTGAAAGCCTGCCTGCTCAGTTACCTCGATCTCTGTGGAACATGTCTGCTGCTAACAACAACATTAAACTTCTTGACAAATCTGATACTGCTTATCAGTGGAATCTTAAATATCTGGATGTTTCTAAGAACATGCTGGAAAAGGTTGTCCTCATTAAAAATACACTAAGAAGTCTCGAGGTTCTCAACCTCAGCAGTAACAAACTTTGGACAGTTCCAACCAACATGCCCTCCAAACTACATATCGTGGACCTGTCTAATAATTCTTTGACACAAATTCTTCCAGGTACATTAATAAACCTGACAAATCTCACACATCTTTACCTGCACAACAATAAGTTCACATTCATTCCAGACCAATCTTTTGACCAACTCTTTCAGTTGCAAGAGATAACCCTTTACAATAACAGGTGGTCATGCAACCACAAACAAAACATTACTTACTTACTGAAGTGGATGATGGAAACAAAAGCCCATGTGATAGGGACTCCATGTTctacccaaatatcatctttaaAGGAACATAACATATATCCCACACCTTCTGGATTTACCTCAAGCTTATTCACTGTAAGTGGGATGCAGACAGTGGACACCATTAACTCTCTGAGTGTGGTAACTCAACCCAAAGTGACCAAAATACCCAAACAATATCGAACAAAGGAAACAACGTTTGGTGCCACTCTAAGCAAAGACAGCACCTTTACTAGCACTGATAAGGCTTTTGTGCCCTATCCAGAAGATACATCCACAGAGACTATCAATTCACATGAAGCAGCAGCTGCAACTCTAACTATTCATCTCCAAGATGGAATGGTTACAAACACAAGCCTCACTAGCTCAACAAAATCATCCCCAACACCCATGACCCTAAGTATCACTAGTGGCATGCCAAATAATTTCTCTGAAATGCCTCAACAAAGCACAACCCTTAACTTATGGAGGGAAGAGACAACCACAAATGTAAAGACTCCATTACCTTCTGTGGCAAATGCTTGGAAAGTAAATGCTTCATTTCTCTTAATGCTCAATGTTGTGGTCATGCTGGCTGTCTGA